The Rhinoderma darwinii isolate aRhiDar2 chromosome 11, aRhiDar2.hap1, whole genome shotgun sequence genome window below encodes:
- the HOGA1 gene encoding 4-hydroxy-2-oxoglutarate aldolase, mitochondrial produces MLLRTLLPVCMRGFCSAGTPRFMHKLASTSKPTLDISGIYPPISTPFNDQEQVDYDKLEENLQKYSSIPFRGIVVQGSNGEYAYLSREERLEVVHRVRQKLPKEKILIAGSGCESTQATIEMSCRMGEAGAEAVLVVTPCYYRGRMTSSALVHHYTKVADSAPVPVILYSVPGNTGLDLPVDAVVALAEHPNIIGIKDSGGDVTRMGLIIHKTQHLGFQVLSGSAGFLLAGYVIGAVGGVCALANVLGSQLCELESLCLNKQWQEARKLQYRLLEPNAAVTRRFGIPGLKQAMEWFGFHGGNCRSPLVPLTEPELKELRNVFTNNGWL; encoded by the exons ATGCTTCTCAGGACTCTGCTCCCGGTCTGTATGAGGGGGTTTTgcagtgctgggacccccaggTTTATGCACAAGCTGGCCAGCACTTCAAAACCTACCCTGGACATCTCAGGCATTTATCCTCCCATATCAACCCCCTTCAATGACCAGGAACAGGTGGACTATGACAAGCTGGAGGAGAATCTGCAAAAATATTCAAGCATCCCGTTCCGAG gcaTAGTTGTCCAAGGGTCAAATGGAGAGTATGCTTATTTGAGCAGGGAGGAGAGACTGGAGGTCGTGCACAGGGTTCGTCAGAAGCTCCCGAAGGAGAAGATTCTCATTGCAGGATCAGGATGTGAAT CCACACAGGCCACTATAGAAATGAGCTGTCGAATGGGGGAGGCCGGAGCAGAAGCCGTTCTTGTGGTGACACCGTGCTACTATCGAGGTAGAATGACAAGCTCTGCTCTGGTACATCATTACACTaag GTTGCAGATTCTGCTCCTGTGCCCGTTATCCTCTACAGCGTGCCCGGGAACACGGGGCTGGACCTCCCTGTGGATGCTGTTGTTGCTTTGGCTGAACATCCGAACATCATCGGAATCAAGgatagtggaggagat GTCACGCGTATGGGACTTATTATCCACAAAACCCAGCACCTGGGCTTCCAGGTGTTATCTGGATCTGCAGGCTTCCTTCTGGCTGGATACGTCATTG GTGCAGTCGGAGGGGTTTGTGCTCTTGCTAACGTCCTTGGTAGCCAATTGTGTGAACTGGAGAGTCTGTGTTTAAATAAGCAATGGCAGGAAGCAAGAAAGCTGCAGTATCGATTACTTGAACCAAATGCTGCT GTGACACGCAGGTTTGGGATCCCGGGCTTGAAGCAGGCCATGGAGTGGTTCGGATTCCATGGAGGCAATTGCCGTTCTCCTCTTGTACCACTGACTGAGCCGGAGCTGAAGGAACTGAGGAACGTTTTTACTAATAATGGATGGCTTTAG